One genomic window of Quercus lobata isolate SW786 chromosome 9, ValleyOak3.0 Primary Assembly, whole genome shotgun sequence includes the following:
- the LOC115958892 gene encoding patellin-4-like — MAEENDTSHCKNGNENGKSNNGNEVEDNESEITNIDQESELEGENTYSSVEMKRKKKKALLEFRCRVENAILGNYLLGKPPKNLSPFKIKRAREQLRDITLWGVPLLPSKGHEGTDIVLLKFLKAKDFKVHEAFGMLWKTLKWRREYKTEGILDEKLDSDLENLVCLISRDKEGHPLCFLNYGPFKDKEFYKKVFGSEEKCDKFLRWKVQNMEKVIRKLRFKNGGVDSIVQIIDLKNSPGPAMKELHSVSKKFMLLLQNYYPELIHKIIVINVPLWYYASHVLLLGVINLRTKRKFVFARPSKATKILLKIIAPENLLVEYGGLKRENDDDFTSADNASEHTIRANSAAHIEFPVTEAGVTMVWDLTVVGWDVSYKEEFIPDDEGSYKILLQNQKIMGECVRNSFYISEPGRIVLTIDNGTLKKKRVLYRSKAKPTVPMYIFLK; from the exons ATGGCTGAGGAAAATGACACAAGCCACTgtaaaaatggaaatgaaaatgGGAAAAGCAACAATGGTAATGAGGTTGAGGACAATGAAAGTGAAATCACCAACATAGACCAAGAAAGTGAACTAGAAGGTGAAAACACCTATTCTTCTGTTGAAATGAAGCgcaaaaagaagaaagcatTATTGGAATTCCGGTGCAGGGTTGAAAATGCGATTCTTGGGAATTATCTGCTTGGGAAACCACCCAAAAACCTTTCACCTTTCAAAATCAAAAGGGCAAGAGAACAACTTAGAGATATCACCCTTTGGGGCGTGCCTTTATTGCCAAGTAAAGGCCATGAAGGAACCGACATTGTGcttttaaaattcttaaaagCGAAAGATTTCAAGGTTCATGAGGCTTTTGGGATGCTCTGGAAGACACTGAAATGGAGGAGGGAATATAAGACTGAGGGAATTCTTGATGAGAAGTTGGATTCTGATCTTGAAAATCTGGTTTGCTTGATAAGTAGAGATAAGGAGGGTCACCCTTTGTGTTTCCTAAACTATGGGCCTTTCAAGGACAAGGAATTTTACAAGAAAGTGTTTGGGTCAGAAGAGAAATGTGATAAGTTTCTAAGGTGGAAGGTGCAAAACATGGAAAAGGTTATAAGAAAGCTGAGATTCAAGAATGGAGGTGTGGACTCCATAGTTCAAATTATAGATTTAAAGAACTCTCCGGGGCCGGCAATGAAAGAGCTTCATTCTGTTAGCAAGAAATTTATGTTACTGCTTCAAAACTATTATCCTGAGCTCATTCACAAAATT ATTGTCATAAATGTTCCATTGTGGTACTATGCATCCCATGTGCTGCTTTTAGGGGTCATAAATCTGAGGACTAAAAGAAAGTTTGTCTTTGCCAGACCATCAAAAGCTACAAAAATCCTTCTCAA GATCATAGCCCCGGAAAACCTTCTTGTTGAATATGGTGGTCTCAAGAGGGAGAATGATGATGACTTCACGTCAGCAGACAATGCTTCTGAGCATACAATCAGAGCAAATTCAGCTGCACATATTGAATTTCCAGTCACAGAG GCTGGAGTTACAATGGTATGGGATTTAACTGTTGTCGGATGGGATGTGTCATACAAGGAGGAGTTTATTCCAGACGATGAAGGATCCTACAAGATCTTGTTGCAAAATCAAAAGATAATGGGAGAGTGTGTTAGGAATTCCTTCTACATTAGTGAACCTGGGAGAATTGTGTTAACCATTGACAATGGGACCTTAAAAAAGAAGAGGGTTTTATATAGATCTAAAGCAAAACCCACAGTCCCCATGTATATCTTCTTAAAGTAG